In one Nocardia tengchongensis genomic region, the following are encoded:
- a CDS encoding FHA domain-containing protein: MHTCPAGHDSAATDYCDVCGLLMESGRPTAPAPEPPAAPCPVCGEPRTGRFCEGCSYDFVAGSAPTRVAAVPDPALAASAPTVIAPTIAAPTESAWTATVFADREYFDTMRSEDDDVEFPAYCPERTFVLHRRQVRVGRYSASKGIDPEIDLTGPPQDPGVSHLHVLLVAQPENGWAVIDLGSTNGTRVNAAIDPIPHGTAVPVGSGDRIHLGAWTTLTLKQDNAS, from the coding sequence ATGCACACCTGCCCGGCCGGACACGACTCCGCGGCCACCGACTACTGCGACGTCTGCGGCCTGCTCATGGAATCGGGCCGACCGACCGCACCCGCACCGGAACCCCCGGCCGCGCCCTGCCCGGTCTGCGGGGAGCCGCGAACCGGACGCTTCTGTGAGGGCTGCAGTTACGACTTCGTGGCGGGCTCCGCGCCCACCCGGGTCGCGGCCGTACCCGATCCCGCACTCGCCGCCTCCGCCCCCACGGTGATCGCGCCTACGATCGCCGCGCCTACCGAAAGCGCCTGGACAGCAACGGTCTTCGCCGACCGCGAGTACTTCGACACCATGCGCAGCGAGGACGACGACGTCGAATTCCCCGCCTACTGCCCCGAACGCACCTTCGTCCTGCACCGCAGGCAGGTACGGGTCGGACGCTACAGCGCCTCGAAGGGGATCGACCCGGAGATCGACCTGACCGGTCCCCCGCAGGATCCGGGCGTCTCGCACCTGCACGTGCTGCTCGTCGCCCAGCCCGAGAACGGCTGGGCTGTCATCGATCTCGGTTCCACCAACGGCACCCGGGTCAACGCGGCCATCGACCCGATCCCGCACGGCACCGCCGTGCCGGTGGGCTCCGGCGACCGTATTCACCTGGGCGCCTGGACCACTCTCACCCTGAAACAGGACAACGCGTCATGA